Proteins encoded within one genomic window of Mycolicibacterium aubagnense:
- a CDS encoding WXG100 family type VII secretion target → MQSALSYHFGEIEFTVRQQIHATSARMNTSLEELRHLVAPLQQSWTREAAEAFQAEQARWNQSAAALNEILHSLGNAVRDGADDVAATDRRAAGDWVF, encoded by the coding sequence ATGCAATCGGCACTGTCCTACCACTTCGGCGAGATCGAATTCACCGTCCGCCAACAAATCCATGCCACGTCGGCGCGGATGAACACGTCATTGGAAGAACTCCGGCACCTGGTCGCGCCACTGCAGCAGTCGTGGACGCGCGAGGCGGCCGAGGCGTTCCAGGCCGAGCAGGCCAGATGGAACCAGTCGGCGGCCGCCCTCAACGAGATCCTGCACAGCCTCGGCAACGCGGTCCGCGACGGTGCCGACGACGTCGCGGCGACCGACCGTCGCGCCGCCGGCGACTGGGTTTTCTAG
- a CDS encoding GAF domain-containing protein: MGTSRTEGSPAGFTLRAVHQRFVTGEIDAQHLDPSAVRPIIADSWRRSLATGVDPDLGGAQYTPVVPKTLDQLRAEQPIAAALPVIRKLLVEDARDSGVMVAVAAADGTLLWVEGDKTALGKGEAMNFVPGANWSEHSAGTNAPGTALALDRELQIHGSEHFARLVQPWTCTAVPVHDPTTGELIGCVDLTGGSQIASAQTLSLVRATVMAIENHLALQRLLQPASVAAAEPRLTVLGGDRPRWVATGDDGQPHQHTLSGRHADILVLLSRHPEGLSADHLAMLLDDNDLDAVTIRVEMSRLRRVIGAQYLASRPYRLLTSIESDVADVFAALHRGDVDTALSHYSGALLPQSVSPAIARLRTELGESLRTAVLSASAAGQVGLLRRWLALPDGRDDRHGWQLLRNHPSADAVVRAQAVGHLAGLDADLG; this comes from the coding sequence GTGGGAACCAGCCGCACCGAGGGGTCGCCGGCCGGCTTCACGCTGCGCGCGGTACACCAGCGGTTCGTCACCGGTGAAATCGACGCGCAGCACCTCGATCCGTCGGCGGTCCGGCCCATCATCGCCGACAGCTGGCGCCGGAGCCTGGCCACCGGGGTGGACCCGGACCTCGGCGGTGCCCAGTACACGCCCGTCGTGCCGAAGACCCTGGACCAGCTCCGTGCCGAACAACCGATCGCGGCCGCGTTGCCGGTGATCCGCAAGCTGCTGGTCGAAGATGCCAGGGACAGCGGCGTCATGGTGGCGGTGGCCGCGGCCGACGGGACCCTGCTGTGGGTGGAGGGCGACAAGACGGCCCTCGGCAAGGGCGAGGCCATGAACTTCGTGCCGGGCGCCAACTGGAGCGAGCACAGCGCCGGCACCAACGCCCCGGGCACCGCGCTGGCCCTGGACCGCGAACTGCAGATCCACGGCTCGGAGCATTTCGCCCGCCTGGTGCAGCCGTGGACCTGCACGGCGGTGCCGGTGCACGATCCGACGACAGGCGAGCTCATCGGCTGCGTCGACCTGACCGGCGGCAGTCAGATCGCCTCCGCGCAGACCCTGAGCCTGGTGCGCGCCACGGTGATGGCGATCGAGAATCATCTGGCCCTGCAACGGCTGCTGCAACCGGCCTCCGTCGCGGCGGCGGAGCCGCGCCTGACGGTGCTGGGCGGCGACCGTCCGCGCTGGGTCGCCACCGGCGACGACGGGCAACCCCACCAACACACGCTCAGCGGGCGGCATGCCGACATCCTGGTCCTGCTGAGCCGCCATCCCGAGGGCCTGAGCGCCGACCATCTCGCAATGTTGTTGGACGACAACGACCTCGACGCGGTGACCATCCGGGTCGAGATGTCCCGGCTGCGTCGGGTCATCGGTGCGCAGTATCTGGCGTCGCGCCCGTACCGGCTGCTCACCTCCATCGAGAGCGATGTCGCCGACGTCTTCGCCGCGTTGCACCGCGGTGACGTCGACACCGCCCTGTCCCACTACTCGGGTGCGCTGCTGCCGCAGTCGGTGTCGCCGGCCATCGCCCGGTTGCGCACCGAGCTGGGGGAGAGTCTGCGCACCGCGGTGCTGTCGGCGTCCGCGGCGGGACAGGTCGGTCTTTTGCGCCGGTGGCTGGCGCTGCCCGACGGCCGCGACGACCGGCACGGCTGGCAGTTGCTGCGCAACCACCCGTCGGCCGACGCCGTGGTGCGGGCGCAGGCCGTCGGACACCTGGCGGGACTCGACGCCGACCTCGGCTGA
- a CDS encoding WXG100 family type VII secretion target translates to MTAPESGTLTTDFDLMTGIAGKVEVRNEEIRAMLGNFIGQMTAIPPTVWGGVAATRFQDVVNRWNGESMKLHASLQRIAETIRSNAAVLSQAADAHAQRIGATGHTI, encoded by the coding sequence ATGACAGCTCCGGAAAGTGGCACTCTCACTACGGATTTCGACCTGATGACGGGCATCGCGGGGAAGGTGGAGGTCCGCAACGAGGAGATCCGGGCCATGCTCGGCAACTTCATCGGCCAGATGACGGCCATCCCGCCGACGGTGTGGGGTGGCGTCGCGGCAACCCGATTCCAGGACGTGGTCAACCGGTGGAACGGCGAGTCGATGAAACTGCATGCCTCGCTTCAGCGCATCGCCGAGACCATCCGGTCCAATGCCGCAGTACTGAGCCAGGCTGCCGACGCCCACGCCCAGCGCATCGGCGCCACCGGCCACACGATCTGA